The nucleotide sequence TTAACGGCAGCGGGCGCAAAGGAACTGAGTACGGTTACCTTTGGTTATGACCCATTATCAGCGTGGGTAGACATTAAGAAGGTAGTTGTTTACAGGAAATCCGGAGAGGTAGAAGAACTGGATATCACGAGGGTTTTGGATTATCCGGCCCCGGCCCGTGCAATATACTGGGGTGCCAGCGAAAAGATGCTGGAAGTAGGCAGGTTGGAACCGGGTGATGCCCTGGAAGTATTCCTCTTCAGGAAAGGCTTTACTTATGCTCTTCTCCTGGATAATAGCCCGGGAGATGAAAAGTATATTCCCCCCATGAAGGGGCATTTTTATGATATCATTGAGTTTTGGAGCAATGAACCCATCCTGGAAAAAGTATATAAGACTGCCATCCCCAAAGATAAAACCGTTCAATACGAATTTTATAACGGAGAGGTTAGATCGTCGGCCGTTCTTATAGACGATAAGATGGTTTATACCTTCACGAAGACCAACATCCTGCCGATGGAGTCAGAGCCTTCACAGGTTGCATGGTCGGATGTTGCCCCCAAATTGCTTATATCAACAAGCCCCGACTGGAATGCCAAGTCGCTTTGGTTCTATGGTGTGAATGAGGATTTCGGAAGTTTTGAATACACTCCTGAAATCAAAGCTAAGGTTGACGAATTGCTAAAGGAAGCCCATACCGAGATGGATTCCATTTCCATTTTAACGCATTGGGTAGCTGATGAGATCAGGTATTCAGGAATTTCGATGGGAGAAGGAGAAGGATATACGCTTCACAAGGGGGAGATGACATTCACCGATCGTTGCGGTGTTTGCAAAGACAAGGCAGGGATGCTCATCACCATGTTGAGAGCTGCAGGATTTGAGTCCTATCCTGCCATGACCATGGCCGGTTCCCGTATTGATTATATCCCGGCCGATCAGTTCAATCACAGCGTAACTATCGTAAAACTCCGCAACGGGGAATATATGCTGCTTGACCCAACCTGGGTGCCTTTTCTCAGAGAACTGTGGTCCAGTGCTGAGCAACAACAGAACTACCTGATGGGAGTACCTGAAAGCGCCGACCTGATGATAACACCCGTCTCTGACCCGGAAAATCATTTTATCAGGATTTACGGCACCTCCGAGATTTTACCTGACGGAAGCCTCGAGGGAACTGTGAACCTTATTGCCGAAGGACAATCAGATGCTGCCATCCGCAGGATGTTTACGGGATATCCCGCTGCGGAATGGGAAAAAAACATAGAAGCAGAGATCAGGAACGAGTTTCCTCTGGCTGAAATCCTGGAAACAGAATACGATGACCCCTGGCAATATATGAAAGGGCCGATCAAACTGAAAGTCAAATATAAAATTCCCGGATTTGCCATTGTGAGCGATGAGGAGATACTTTTCACCCCGGTGATCGCTTCTGAGATCTTTATGAGAGGTATGAGTCATCTTTATATGAACACCGGCATCAGCGAAAGAAAATATCCATTCCGCGACCGTTGCTCGAGATTAGTTAAACTGGAAGAACAAATCAAGCTTCCTGGAAAATATTCAGCATTCTATCTGCCATCCGTAGAAAATTTTGAAGGTGCATCAGCTTCATTCGAAGGAGGATACAAACTTGGAATCAAAGGCGATGTGCTCAGGCTTAACGAACGCATTGCATTAAACAAAAGAATATACGAAAAGGATGAATGGCCTGAATACCGTAAGGCTGTAGAAGCACAGAAAAAGCTCGCCTCAGAGCCTGTTATCCTGCGAAAAGTGAATTAACATGATCCTGAAAAAATAATATTATGAAAAGAGTATACATCATAGCATTTTTATTCATTCTTGTGATGAGCGACCGGGGATTCACACAAAACAGCCCCGAAGATGCAACTTATCGTTTACTTGTTAAGGAGTACACACTGAATGCGGACGGAAGCAGTGATTTCAGGCTCTACAAAGAGGTACTTCTGAATACCCACCGGGCCTTTCACCGCGATCAGGGTGAGACATTTATTGTTTACAATCCCGAATATCAAGCTTTAAAGATCAATGATTCTTACACTGTAATGGCAGATGGAAAGAAAGTAGTCACACCCGCGAATGCTTTCAATGAAGTATTGCCTCGTTTTGCAGCCCAGGTACCCGATTACAATCATCTGAGAGAAATGGTGGTAACACATACAGGACTGGAAATAGGGGCCGTTATTTACCTCGACTATTCCATTCACACGAAAAAGGGATTTATGCCCGCATTTATGGGAGATGAATCTCTGATCGGGGAAGCACCAGTAAATGAGATGCGGCTTATCGTGCATATACCGGCAGATAAGCAACTGATGCAGAAAACCTTTAATATCCGGACAGCTCCGGAAGAGGCCACTGCCAATGGAATGAAGACTTACACCTGGGTATTCAGGAATTTACCTGCTGAAAAGTGGGATTCGCACCAGGATCATTCCATGGATCCGAGGGTTATTTTCAGCACGGAAGATCTGAAAAGAGCGTATTTCAGCATAGTAAAGCAGGATGCTTTCACATTCATGACTCCCCCGGAACTGGCTGCGATTGCGGCTGAAATAGCCAAAGCGGAAGGGGACAATCTGAAGACTATCATGAAATTGCAAGCTATAGTAAGTAAAGATTTAAACACATGGAATGTCCCTGGTATTTACAATGGGTTCCAATGCCGTACGCCCCAGGAAGTCTGGAAAAGCAACGGAGGCACTCCCATGGAGAAATCTGTTTTGCTGGCCTCCCTGCTTATGAATGCCGGGATCAATGCGCGGCCCTTGATGGTCTTTCCATCAAAATTCTATGATCCTTCTGTTGCCTGTCTGTCTTTAGCTGAATCCTTTCTTGTCCAGATTAATCCCCGTGAAACGGAGCAATGGATATTATCAGCCACCGGAACGGGCGACCGTAACCTGCGCTATGATCTTCCCGGACAAACTCTTCTCCTGTTGGATGGATCGGCCGAAAGCCTCCGCACGTTTGAATACCCGTTGGAAACGGCCATAGTTAACCTGGGTGCAGGATTGGTTATCCAGGATACCGCAAGAATGACAGGGACAATGACCCTGGAACTGACCCGGCAGTTCAATCCGTATTATCGTCTGAAAAATGATGCCGGACAGGCTGCAGGACTGATCTCAGGAGTTTCCAAATCCAATATAAAAAATTCTGAAGTAAAGAAACTCAGTGAATCAAAGTCCTTAACCACTTATGAACTCGAATGTGATAAACCCTTCCGCGGCTATGCAGGATATTTTTATCTTAATCTGCCCGAAAGCCGTGAAGGCTTCGAAAGCTGGAACATCCGTTTTCTGTCAGCTTACCGCGATGGAACCTATGTGCTACCCGACCTGCTTGACCAAACCAACGAATATTCTATTGTCTTTCCTGAAAGCATAGAACTGTTATCACCACTGCAGAACAGCGAACTTGACTATAGTTTCGGAAAACTCACGATCACGATGAAGCTCAAAGGAAATGAGTTACTGATCAAGAAACAGTTGCTGATCCGTGAAAGGATCATCAGGCAGGCAGATTATCAGGATTTACGTAATATGGTCAACGTCTGGATCAATCCCGGCCTGAGAGAGCTTGTTTTCAGATCCCGGACGTATTAAGGTTTCCCAGTGTAACGGTAATGATACGTTTGACATCGCGGTTATTATCAGCAAAAATCTTCATGGTAACCTGAAGGTGCAGGTTATAAATATTCATGTGGACTTCCTTTGACTGAATCTGTCCGATTTTAAGGATATCGGTATTGATGATCCCGGAGCGTCGTGAAACCTCGCGGTCGAGAATCTGGTTTTCCCCTTCATCAATATATTTCCTGTCGTAATCAAGAAATTCCTGGATATTGGCAATATCATCAACCGTATAAACCTGCAGGTTTTCAAATCCATCAATATTGGCAAGGAACCAGTCGTAAGTGTTCTGATCAAGGAGGCAACGGTTCAGGCTGTCTTTCTCCAGGATACGGGCATTATTGATGATGGCGCTGCCGTAAAAGTTATTGTCGAAACTGAAAATAGTGTCATTTGTAATGGCATACCGGAGGCTGAGACTTCCTATGATATCCCTTAACCTCGGATAAAGGTGATAAGCATTGTAAGCCCTGACCATCACTTCAAAATTGATAGCGAAGAACAGAGCATGCAGTGGTGTATCGAAGATGAGAAATCCGCCATCACCCATGGAAATATACGATCGCTCTATACGGTCTTTACTGTATCTCTGAAAAATATACTGGTTATTTTCCAGACATAAGCGGGTTGCTTTTTCAAAAAGTATTTTAAACAATACAGGTATGAGTGTTTGCTCCAGATGTTTATACAGGCCATAGCGGTAGATATCAATACCCAGGACAGAAACCCGGGTAAAGTTTTTGGTGTCGACATATTGTTCTATTGCTTTGTATAGTTCGGTACTGTCGGGTATTACATTCACCTTTTCATAAATGGATTCTGTATCCATTTCCTTTAAAATGCCCAGGATGATGTCATAATTCATCCTTTTCAATGGTTTTGCCATGGTATATTCAATGCTGTTTGTTAGTAAAGTCGATACAAAGATAAAGGCTATTTTGATTTATACCAGAAAAGTAGTATTAAGTAACTGGAATAATGTCACATACACCCCAAATGCTTATTAACAATTGTTAATAACCTCTGTGAATACAATGTGCATATAACTTAGTCCGAAATCCTTGACAGCCCGGTACTTTTACGCTATCTTTGATTGACCAAGTGAGGGATAAAAGACTGGCTCACACAAGCAGGAAACCAGCAACGCTTCACCCTGGTGAGGCAGCGCGAACCTCCTGAGCCGGTTACCTAAAACCGAAAGGTTGTCAGTAGCCCAAGCGTTCTTAAAAGAGTTGTTTTCCGGACTTGTAGCTCTCTAACGGGAACTGCAACCCCCCGGGATCCGGTGCGGAGGATACACCACCCTCGGGTGATGCACACCAAAAGCACCAGTCAGAATAACTGTAGCTTGGCGCTCTTCCGGTGCTACGGTACCGCAGGAGTGAAAGGAGCCTATCCGAACAGGATGGGCTCCTTTAGTTTTTTTACATTAACGGGTAATGATGCGGCTAAGACGGGTATTGATCTCCCTGCTGATTTTTTTCAGTTCCTTTTGCTCTTCTACAAGCATAAAAACATCATCGTCAGCAGAAATATCTTTTAGCCTTTTCTGGTTTCTGAATATTTCCTTTTCCACTTCACGGGCCTTTAAGGCCAGTAAGGATGTCTGGACAGTTATCTTCAATCGGTCCTTTTCTGTAGGTACAAAAATCTTTTTCGATTCCCAGTTTTTGCTGAGTTCGTAAGACAAACTAAGAAGGTCGACAGCCATGGAGCGGATCTCACTGTCTTCATGATCAATAAAATGGCGTGTATCGGGGATCATATCCCGCTTATCGAAGTTATGATATTCGTCAAAGATTTTCTGAAATACTGGATCAGAAAAGCGGATATCATCCTGGAGTATATCGGCCAAAATGAATTTGGCCACCGGGTACTTTTTAACCACCGGCCTGTTCCGTTCATCCAATTCCTCGATATCAATAAGGTCACTGCCATAATTAAGTAAAAGGCGAATGATATCTTTTTCCTGGTAGGCCGTATCCAAAGGATCGGGAATTTTCTGGACCGGTGCGGTATATTTTGTTTCACCCGGAATACTCTCATCTGAGCCATGGGAAGTTTTATTACTGATCCTTTTTCTCAGGATGCGGTTCAGCTCATT is from Bacteroidota bacterium and encodes:
- a CDS encoding DUF3857 and transglutaminase domain-containing protein translates to MMIKRLTFLISGLLLSVWMQAGPVNELILKAGSAEDFPKANYLTIFDSTSVDVQETGLSYVNIHKLYKILTAAGAKELSTVTFGYDPLSAWVDIKKVVVYRKSGEVEELDITRVLDYPAPARAIYWGASEKMLEVGRLEPGDALEVFLFRKGFTYALLLDNSPGDEKYIPPMKGHFYDIIEFWSNEPILEKVYKTAIPKDKTVQYEFYNGEVRSSAVLIDDKMVYTFTKTNILPMESEPSQVAWSDVAPKLLISTSPDWNAKSLWFYGVNEDFGSFEYTPEIKAKVDELLKEAHTEMDSISILTHWVADEIRYSGISMGEGEGYTLHKGEMTFTDRCGVCKDKAGMLITMLRAAGFESYPAMTMAGSRIDYIPADQFNHSVTIVKLRNGEYMLLDPTWVPFLRELWSSAEQQQNYLMGVPESADLMITPVSDPENHFIRIYGTSEILPDGSLEGTVNLIAEGQSDAAIRRMFTGYPAAEWEKNIEAEIRNEFPLAEILETEYDDPWQYMKGPIKLKVKYKIPGFAIVSDEEILFTPVIASEIFMRGMSHLYMNTGISERKYPFRDRCSRLVKLEEQIKLPGKYSAFYLPSVENFEGASASFEGGYKLGIKGDVLRLNERIALNKRIYEKDEWPEYRKAVEAQKKLASEPVILRKVN
- a CDS encoding DUF3857 domain-containing protein; this encodes MKRVYIIAFLFILVMSDRGFTQNSPEDATYRLLVKEYTLNADGSSDFRLYKEVLLNTHRAFHRDQGETFIVYNPEYQALKINDSYTVMADGKKVVTPANAFNEVLPRFAAQVPDYNHLREMVVTHTGLEIGAVIYLDYSIHTKKGFMPAFMGDESLIGEAPVNEMRLIVHIPADKQLMQKTFNIRTAPEEATANGMKTYTWVFRNLPAEKWDSHQDHSMDPRVIFSTEDLKRAYFSIVKQDAFTFMTPPELAAIAAEIAKAEGDNLKTIMKLQAIVSKDLNTWNVPGIYNGFQCRTPQEVWKSNGGTPMEKSVLLASLLMNAGINARPLMVFPSKFYDPSVACLSLAESFLVQINPRETEQWILSATGTGDRNLRYDLPGQTLLLLDGSAESLRTFEYPLETAIVNLGAGLVIQDTARMTGTMTLELTRQFNPYYRLKNDAGQAAGLISGVSKSNIKNSEVKKLSESKSLTTYELECDKPFRGYAGYFYLNLPESREGFESWNIRFLSAYRDGTYVLPDLLDQTNEYSIVFPESIELLSPLQNSELDYSFGKLTITMKLKGNELLIKKQLLIRERIIRQADYQDLRNMVNVWINPGLRELVFRSRTY